In a genomic window of Wyeomyia smithii strain HCP4-BCI-WySm-NY-G18 chromosome 1, ASM2978416v1, whole genome shotgun sequence:
- the LOC129717878 gene encoding serine-rich adhesin for platelets, whose amino-acid sequence MEFKILNVSAVRTLPTVSQFTTVGRGHVYGASFETFPGEKFIRGLPYRIPAVSHHYGNAFAPDGDEEEDTEEEACTQQLILQQQFGDAGDDEYYYEEEGEVDVEMSPAVEVISIDPNCDYDSEEGSDSDRGQKSTVNQRGFVIEHSLDQSSVAGETVVEDVHAHDDVETALIKALESGDIEPELENLHRDSDGEDSDASSSSDSTSTTSSLSDSSDSSSDSSRSSSDSGSNGSSRSNRKSVSISTVRSSLDVRHGNQEDGSVKQNENLQRILERRKLMLKERVKRRNSTNRKSFSLPHSPIRPVDSIGWPHDVTSLSFEDFDMSAIVKDLSPLKVPVHGCVSDDKLIEEMAKNNYDLASYITESNPSPVKPVSPPKSSQKKQKSRGKQIKTLRELMISPKPSTCDLGAARRSCTSKARRIVENSDSETEQSEVEEDSKDRGKIFGIEQLPSKSKRKEDDIKADPTWNPGCIGSGKPVQRTTVHAPKITALPTSATVDDALPTKLDTIDSKPQSIPVKSSESTKQVSSSNNKIKTLSAGSQLARNKVLSLMSKGKLLKRPVNQKAISGIKTKSNHSSKTEIPRSIEHTTKKPQITSNVKLDHDYCSPKRKSTASSSASGASQRKAIEIPFLLPTIDQLKQKKIQSKSLNKQSQKVDKKSKQTGKNCDKSCQSTETVDKCPVVKSEQIAEKVPDHTNALKPQTVPLNPPKQVSLLKVNQNKGNVEQNSESTNLPLAENVKPDTFPINVQPTSTKTETPVKTKKKLNLQEYKKRREIPTEESVLPAVVPAGSSSTISSSSCVSTISISSSNEELRLTMDLLGGTDEQQSVHMTARNLAPLDPISAAKLKALRMQQLKKEAAIKSTEAKIIPKTVPTIVPLAEITSIKFDDHGNPIHYDKNAQQSKTEAKWHEDYEEIIIVSMGCNTDLTIDPRKTKQETVRIKNASTELPEKSIAKSELLSNITDTIKRCQSSGPTIISSSSLISSIHEMVIKKKSSDKLTIGGGQANLQGSPNIGGSPTNSFSPGKPEKAGGSYDQKSPSFDYDETQLRQTVPTAKQKPIEHGEDKIIMHLRKDRQRVQGVSVAIQTLPLEQFSELKTLSPLKHQERQRTTSRNSCGSIRRSRSRQPDERDRSRRVYRRRRSRSSSCETEIRNRSVNSYRNESKHCSSRRSRSRCSSAWRKSRSCSRSRYCSKRSRSRSYRCRESVSSERHSRHRRRDRCRRDRKGRRQTSRSDSSSFSDSSRSSYSRSRSRSTRSRSSSRSCSRVRAMQQQRNEYRRPAAVSPERKIVYVGRLEPELKRDDLKRKFMQFGRIKQVTVHYKESGAKYGFVTFEKPQDAYKAIDASGSNPNLCGYDVSFGGRRAFCRTEYADLDGDLSLDQEPIPYLAPDGSLLLTPNPLSVLPRKDEPETFEDMLKKLKKEISAKKPRKS is encoded by the exons ATGGAATTTAAAATACTTAATGTATCTGCTGTACGGACGCTTCCGACGGTGTCCCAATTTACTACCGTAGGCCGCGGCCATGTGTACGGTGCAAGCTTCGAAACTTTTCCCGGAGAAAA ATTTATTCGTGGCCTGCCGTACAGAATACCGGCGGTCAGTCACCACTACGGTAATGCATTTGCACCGGATGGCGATGAAGAAGAGGACACAGAGGAGGAAGCATGTACTCAGCAGTTGATACTGCAACAGCAATTCGGTGACGCAGGCGATGACGAGTACTACTATGAGGAGGAGGGAGAG GTGGATGTCGAAATGTCACCGGCAGTTGAGGTGATTTCTATCGATCCAAACTGTGATTACGATTCGGAGGAAGGAAGTGACAGTGATCGAGGGCAGAAATCAACAGTCAACCAGCGGGGATTTGTAATAGAACACTCATTAGACCAATCGTCCGTTGCGGGGGAAACAGTCGTTGAGGATGTCCACGCTCACGATGATGTAGAAACAGCATTAATAAAAGCTTTGGAGAGTGGCGACATAGAACCGGAACTAGAAAATCTCCATCGTGACTCAGATGGGGAGGACTCCGATGCTAGTAGTAGTTCAGACAGCACTTCTACTACTAGTAGTTTAAGTGATAGTAGCGATAGTAGCAGTGATAGTAGTAGGAGTAGTAGTGATAGTGGTAGCAATGGCAGTAGTAGAAGCAACCGGAAGAGCGTGTCCATATCTACGGTACGTAGTTCTTTGGACGTTCGCCATGGTAACCAAGAAGATGGAAGTGTAAAACAGAACGAAAATTTACAGCGCATATTGGAACGCCGCAAACTGATGCTTAAAGAACGTGTGAAACGAAGAAACAGTACCAACAGGAAGTCGTTTTCTTTGCCGCACTCTCCAATCAGACCGGTTGATAGTATCGGGTGGCCACACGATGTTACCAGCCTAAGCTTCGAAGACTTTGACATGTCGGCAATCGTCAAAGATCTTAGTCCGTTGAAGGTTCCAGTGCATGGCTGCGTGTCCGATGACAAGCTTATAGAAGAGATGGCTAAGAACAATTATGATTTGGCGTCTTACATCACGGAGAGTAATCCATCTCCCGTAAAACCAGTGAGTCCACCGAAAAGTTcccaaaaaaagcaaaaatcacGTGGGAAACAAATTAAAACGCTACGGGAATTGATGATTTCGCCAAAACCTAGTACATGTGATTTGGGTGCTGCACGCCGAAGCTGTACAAGTAAGGCTAGACGGATCGTGGAAAACAGTGACTCTGAAACGGAACAATCTGAAGTAGAAGAGGATAGTAAAGATCGAGGTAAAATTTTCGGAATAGAACAGCTACCTAGTAAATCAAAGCGCAAGGAAGACGATATTAAGGCTGATCCCACATGGAATCCGGGTTGCATAGGCTCTGGAAAACCAGTTCAGCGTACTACAGTTCACGCTCCTAAAATTACAGCATTACCCACATCTGCTACCGTTGATGATGCACTACCAACTAAATTGGATACAATTGATTCCAAACCACAATCTATTCCAGTGAAGTCAAGTGAAAGCACAAAACAGGTCAGTtcttcaaataataaaattaaaacgcTAAGCGCTGGTTCGCAATTAGCGCGTAATAAGGTGCTATCGCTGATGTCCAAAGGCAAGCTACTGAAGCGCCCTGTTAATCAGAAAGCTATCAGTGGTATCAAAACAAAATCAAACCATAGCAGTAAAACTGAAATCCCCCGTTCGATAGAACACACAACAAAGAAGCCTCAAATTACTTCCAACGTTAAACTTGATCATGACTATTGCTCACCAAAGAGAAAATCTACCGCGAGTTCGTCAGCTTCCGGCGCCTCTCAAAGAAAGGCAATTGAGATTCCCTTTTTGCTTCCTACCATAGACCAGCTGAAGCAGAagaaaattcaatcaaaaagCCTCAACAAACAGTCCCAAAAAGTGGacaaaaaaagcaaacaaacgGGTAAAAACTGTGATAAGAGTTGTCAGAGCACGGAAACTGTTGATAAGTGTCCTGTGGTTAAATCCGAACAGATCGCAGAGAAAGTACCGGATCACACAAATGCGTTGAAACCTCAAACAGTACCGCTAAACCCGCCCAAGCAAGTTTCTCTATTGAAGGTCAATCAGAACAAAGGTAACGTAGAGCAGAATAGCGAATCAACAAACCTGCCACTCGCCGAGAATGTAAAACCAGATACTTTTCCAATTAACGTACAACCAACTAGCACCAAAACTGAAACTCCTgttaaaacaaaaaagaaattgaatcTTCAAGAATACAAAAAGAGACGCGAGATTCCAACGGAGGAAAGCGTGCTCCCAGCAGTCGTCCCGGCTGGAAGTAGTTCAACCATTAGCAGCAGCAGTTGTGTATCAACCATTAGTATATCCTCAAGTAATGAAGAACTTCGATTAACAATGGATCTTCTGGGTGGAACCGACGAACAGCAGTCAGTGCATATGACCGCTCGCAACCTAGCACCTCTGGATCCGATTTCGGCAGCCAAACTTAAAGCGCTTCGTATGCAACAACTCAAAAAAGAAGCAGCCATCAAATCGACCGAGGCAAAAATCATTCCAAAGACTGTCCCCACCATAGTTCCTCTTGCAGAGATTACGTCAATAAAATTCGACGACCACGGGAATCCAATTCACTACGACAAAAATGCACAGCAAAGTAAGACGGAAGCAAAATGGCACGAAGATTATGAAGAAATCATCATCGTCTCGATGGGATGCAACACGGATCTCACAATTGATCCAAGGAAAACGAAACAGGAAACGGTTAGAATAAAAAATGCTTCAACCGAACTGCCAGAGAAGAGCATAGCTAAAAGCGAACTTCTCTCCAACATTACAGACACAATCAAACGTTGCCAATCATCCGGGCCGACTATCATTTCCAGCAGCTCGCTAATTTCAAGCATCCATGAAATGGTGATCAAGAAGAAATCTTCCGACAAGTTGACAATCGGCGGTGGACAAGCTAACCTGCAGGGTTCACCGAACATCGGTGGTTCACCGACGAATTCATTTTCTCCCGGCAAACCGGAGAAAGCGGGTGGCTCGTACGATCAAAAGTCTCCCTCATTTGATTATGACGAAACCCAACTTCGGCAAACAGTACCGACAGCAAAGCAGAAACCGATCGAACATGGTGAGGATAAAATCATCATGCATTTACGCAAAGATCGGCAACGAGTTCAGGGTGTATCCGTAGCAATTCAAACTCTTCCGTTGGAGCAATTTTCTGAGTTGAAGACACTATCTCCACTCAAGCACCAGGAAAGGCAACGAACCACGTCCCGTAATAGCTGTGGATCGATACGACGTAGTCGTAGTCGGCAGCCGGACGAGCGGGATCGCTCACGTCGAGTTTACCGCCGACGACGCAGTAGAAGTTCTTCCTGTGAAACAGAAATTCGTAACAGATCAGTTAATTCATACCGCAACGAAAGCAAACACTGCTCATCCAGGCGAAGCCGAAGTCGGTGTAGCAGCGCATGGCGAAAGTCTCGATCGTGTTCCAGATCCAGGTACTGCTCCAAACGCAGCCGCAGTCGATCGTATCGTTGCCGTGAGAGTGTTTCTTCGGAAAGACATTCTCGTCACCGCAGACGCGATCGTTGCCGTAGGGACCGGAAAGGAAGGCGACAGACTTCTCGAAGTGATTCGTCAAGTTTCTCGGACAGTAGTCGATCTTCGTATTCTCGTTCGAGGTCTCGTTCGACTCGCTCGCGATCATCTTCGCGGTCTTGCTCAAGAGTAAGAGCAATGCAGCAACAACGTAATGAGTACCGACGACCGGCGGCGGTGTCCCCAG AACGAAAAATTGTTTATGTGGGTCGGCTAGAGCCTGAGTTGAAGCGAGATGATTTAAAACGGAAGTTCATGCAATTTGGGCGCATTAAGCAAGTCACTGTTCATTATAAGGAATCTGG GGCAAAATATGGATTTGTAACATTTGAAAAGCCTCAGGATGCCTACAAAGCCATAGACGCTAGCGGGTCCAACCCAAATTTGTGTGGTTACGATGTCAGCTTTGGCGGGCGCCGTGCGTTCTGTCGGACAGAATACGCTGATCTGG ATGGCGATTTGTCCCTGGACCAGGAACCAATTCCATATCTAGCGCCGGATGGCTCATTACTGCTGACACCCAATCCGCTCAGTGTTCTACCACGTAAAGACGAACCAGAAACGTTCGAAGATATGTTGAAAAAGTTGAAGAAGGAGATCAGCGCTAAGAAACCGCGCAAATCATGA